In the Arachis hypogaea cultivar Tifrunner chromosome 20, arahy.Tifrunner.gnm2.J5K5, whole genome shotgun sequence genome, TGGCGCAACATGCAAGCACGTGGCGACATGGAAGTCGCTCGACCTGGAAATGGCCACAGTCGCAGTGTCGTTGCGCAAGGTTAACAGTGTAAATGGTACCATCTTACATTTCGCGAACCTCAATCTCGTTGCGCCTATCGAACCGGTTGACCACAATGTTTCCTGCACGTCAAAAGCTTTCCTAAACTCTCTTCGTTGCAAATTCTGAATACATGAATCTGTTGCGGCGACGCTCATGAGCCTCGGTACTCTTCCGAGTGAACAACTCATTCAGCCGATAAAAAGTTGACCGGACAAGGGCAGTTACAGGAAGGTTCCGTGCACCCTTTAGGACAGAATTTATGCACTCTACCAAGTTTGTCGTCATATGTCCCCAACGATGACCACCATCGAATGCCAACACCCATCTCTCAACACCGATCTCATCACACCATTGAGTATATGCATCACCCCGCTCTTTAAGCCTTTGGTAGTTTTTGTTGTACTCCTGCTCCGTCCTAGAATAGCCTGTTGAACAAACCATTTAATCATAAGCAAATGCCACAAATTTACTATGAATAGAACCATAACAGCAATTTGAAATACTTGTATTCACCACGAGTTTATGTAAATATGGAGCCTTGAACCTCCTTAAGAAGTTGGACCCGATGTGCCTGATGCAATACATGTGCCACTCCCTTGGTGGTGACCATACACCGCTACTGCGAGCTATTGCAGCATCGATGGAGGTATGGCGGTCAGAAATAATACCCACACCATCAATGGTAACAACATATCTCCGCAAATTGGTTAGGAAAAACTCCCACGCGTCTGCTGTCTCGCCTTGGACAAtcgcaaatgcaataggcacaaTGTTTTGATTCCCATCTTGTGCAACCGCTACCAGAAGTGCTCCTTTATATTTTCCGTACAGGTACGTGCCATCAACCTGCACCAGTGGCTTGTAGTGTTTGAATGCTACAATACACGGATAGAAGCTCCAAAAAATGCGGTGTAGAACTCTTACACCTTGAACCTCCTCACTCTCACGGTAAACGGGGAGCGTTTTAATTTGAACACGAGACCTTGGCATCTTCACTGTCATTGCTTTCAACCATACTGGCAGAGTCTGGTAAGAAACTTCCCAATCACCAAAAATTTTTGCGACagctttctgctttgccaaccaagccttgcgGTAACTCACAGTATAGTTGAACTTGCCTTGAACTTCTGCAATAACAGACTTCACCTTTATCGAGGGGTCTGCTTCGACCAACGGCCTAATGGCATCTGCAATTGTGTCTGAGCCCAACTTGacatgatcttgtgaaatcgtgcccatggtgcacgtgtgcttgtatctcctgatctcccaacaagctttttttcgaatcaagctagctcggataagccagtcGCACCCTGCACCATATCCCTTGCATTTCGCATAGAATGTctgtggctcagactcatacacagtgtaatcaactcctctagagatggtgtagcttttgattgcagatatcacCGACTCTCTTGAATCAAATTCTATTCCGACACTAAACTCGCCATCTTCCGCCGCAACGTTGGCTTCACCTACGACATGCGCACCGCCATCAGTCAGACAAGGCAAATAAAATAAGCACTATAGAAAACTTCAGTTAATAATTATGACATACCTATATTCGCATACTCAGGAAATTCCGGAGCATGCATGACTTCGAGATCTAGAGTCCGCATAAAGGACGGAACACCAAACGGGTGCTGACTTACAATCGCATTTGCTTCATCTTGCACCGCCGGATTACCTGCCAAGTCTCCGTCATTGTTTTcgtcatcgacttcatagttAGCTTCGAATTCGTCTTCACTGTCATTattatcttcttcccaatctatatccccGAGCTCATCAACATTGATCTCGTCGCCGACCATACTCATCCCCGACTgctgttcaaactcaacgtacagctctatcatcggcacgtgagatcgggtttgttgataaatatacAACATCTGCTGCATACTAGCATCGTCAGTGATGGgcattatttgaaactgtattaACCCACCAAATACTTGCACAGGACTTCTGTATAAAAGATTGCTCACCCTTTTCAAAATGTGGCTTTGAATGTTATTACAAAGACCATTTTGCAACTCGACAAAACCCATGGTACATGGAATGGCAAATGACAACGGACATTCACGAACAAAAGTCACTCCTTCATGTGTGTTTGTTATAACCTCACCGTTATAATATACTCGCAAGTTTGCAACACCTTCCATAACTTCAGCCTTAACTAACTCTATTTTTTTGACACAGTTATCTGCCAAAAAAATACCCCACTAAGGACTTTATGCAAGAAATAACAAGAGGAGaagtgaagatgaagatgaacatCACCGGACTTCATATTTATAGGCAAACTTGtggatttaaatattattttgtgtacaaaacgcaacctgcgttttgGGGCTTCCAAGAAAAAATTTCTAACACTAACAAAATGCAACCTGCGTTTTGTgggcttcaaaatttttttttctttttctaacttAGTAAAACGCAACTTGCGTTTAGtattaaactggaaaaaaaaaaaagaaaaacccaaAACGTAAGCTACGTTTggtgtattttaaaattaaaaaaataaacaaatacaaAACGTAAGTTATGTTTTGTCTCTGACCCATAACAGTGCAATATTTTGCTATGC is a window encoding:
- the LOC112786536 gene encoding uncharacterized protein, yielding MGTISQDHVKLGSDTIADAIRPLVEADPSIKVKSVIAEVQGKFNYTVSYRKAWLAKQKAVAKIFGDWEVSYQTLPVWLKAMTVKMPRSRVQIKTLPVYRESEEVQGVRVLHRIFWSFYPCIVAFKHYKPLVQVDGTYLYGKYKGALLVAVAQDGNQNIVPIAFAIVQGETADAWEFFLTNLRRYVVTIDGVGIISDRHTSIDAAIARSSGVWSPPREWHMYCIRHIGSNFLRRFKAPYLHKLVVNTSYSRTEQEYNKNYQRLKERGDAYTQWCDEIGVERWVLAFDGGHRWGHMTTNLVECINSVLKGARNLPVTALVRSTFYRLNELFTRKSTEAHERRRNRFMYSEFATKRVERLPCRHVLACCANQHLDWQVYVHDAYKMSEICKVYRGEFVPIGDPSTWDRYKGAKVITNWTLRRATKGRPKSTRYLNEMDSRDMRGPRRCTTCGREEHSRSRCPQRAGPSSAGGH